One part of the Moorena sp. SIOASIH genome encodes these proteins:
- a CDS encoding transposase: MYKTIPVKATLTDEEIAFWLFQCENANSLWNCATYYSKQKHYSWLEQQPEAFTTYWKNDELRYGWKTYKCSIKYAELCKELKDNSHYKAMAAQSAQQTLKSVAESITSYNQLVGLYYKGQVDRPRLLRYRKKGGLAAVTFPKQALTYKKGLFYPSISKESKPELLTEIVLEPPDFIDPDWVKEVTIRPYLGELWIDWVIDDGKQPVEHNPNLDYSQAWSFDHGGTNWLTGVSTQGKSLIIDGRKLKSMNQGYSRLVAKYKQGKPEFYWDANLDRVQIKRNNQMRDAINKTARFIINRCLSDSAKPTLRERIGNLIIGWNERQKDSSNMGFRGNQNFVVIPTKRLIERLKQLAFEYGIKLTVTEESYTSKASYLDEDSLPKHGEKPKGWTPSGKRVRRGLYKTSLGWLINADCNGAANIARKVATQLGLDLTKVGRGSLTVPHRYDVFNSLKKLYRKKSYEARVHPAS, from the coding sequence ATGTATAAAACAATTCCGGTAAAAGCAACGTTGACAGACGAAGAAATAGCTTTCTGGCTGTTTCAGTGCGAGAACGCTAACAGCCTATGGAATTGTGCTACCTATTACTCCAAACAAAAACACTATAGCTGGTTAGAGCAGCAACCAGAGGCTTTTACAACTTACTGGAAAAACGACGAACTACGCTATGGATGGAAGACTTACAAATGTAGTATTAAATACGCAGAGCTTTGTAAAGAACTAAAGGATAACTCTCACTACAAGGCGATGGCTGCCCAATCGGCACAGCAAACCCTCAAGTCTGTAGCTGAATCAATTACAAGTTATAACCAGTTAGTTGGGCTCTACTACAAAGGTCAGGTAGACAGACCAAGACTTCTTAGGTATCGAAAAAAAGGTGGTTTAGCCGCTGTTACTTTCCCAAAGCAGGCACTTACTTATAAAAAAGGGCTATTTTATCCGTCTATAAGCAAAGAGAGTAAACCAGAATTACTTACTGAAATAGTCCTAGAACCCCCGGATTTCATAGATCCAGACTGGGTCAAAGAGGTAACAATTCGTCCATATTTAGGAGAACTGTGGATTGATTGGGTTATAGATGATGGTAAGCAACCAGTTGAACACAACCCAAATCTTGATTATTCTCAAGCTTGGAGTTTTGATCACGGTGGAACTAACTGGCTAACTGGGGTTTCAACTCAAGGGAAAAGCCTGATAATTGATGGTCGCAAGCTCAAGTCCATGAATCAAGGTTACTCTCGTTTGGTGGCCAAATACAAGCAAGGGAAGCCAGAATTTTATTGGGACGCAAACCTTGACAGAGTGCAAATAAAACGTAATAACCAGATGCGAGATGCGATCAATAAAACCGCGAGGTTTATCATTAATCGGTGTTTGAGTGATTCGGCAAAGCCGACGCTACGCGAACGCATCGGAAATTTAATCATTGGGTGGAACGAGCGGCAAAAAGATTCATCGAATATGGGATTTCGCGGCAATCAGAACTTTGTCGTAATTCCTACAAAAAGATTAATAGAAAGATTGAAACAACTAGCCTTTGAGTATGGAATTAAGTTAACAGTTACTGAGGAATCCTACACAAGTAAAGCGTCTTACTTAGACGAAGACAGCCTCCCAAAACATGGTGAAAAACCCAAAGGATGGACACCTTCAGGTAAGAGAGTAAGGCGTGGATTGTACAAAACTTCACTTGGTTGGCTAATTAATGCCGACTGTAACGGCGCTGCAAATATAGCCCGAAAAGTAGCCACACAGTTAGGTTTAGACTTAACCAAGGTGGGTAGGGGATCGTTGACAGTCCCACATCGGTATGACGTCTTCAACTCCTTGAAGAAATTATATCGAAAAAAAAGTTACGAGGCACGGGTTCACCCTGCCTCGTAA